The following nucleotide sequence is from Salvia splendens isolate huo1 chromosome 2, SspV2, whole genome shotgun sequence.
GCTCCTGTGGATATGCCGCCAAGTGCCGTTACAACCACCCTCCTGTTCGAACTTCGAACTAGCTcggtaattattttttattatgcaCTTATACTTATTTGGTATGTTTAGCACCAGATTACACCGGCATTGTGTACTAATTAATCTCATTAGTTTTGTCGGTGGACATGTTTATGAAGTTGATATGTGTTGTTTATTTTTTCATGCTTTAGTTACTGTTTACAAGGAGTAATACTATAACGGTAGGAGTGGTTGAATTTATTTCTTTGGAATGGCTGTCTTTCTTTATGTTGTGCAGTTGGGAGTGGGAGAGTGTCCCAAGCGACTAGGGGAGCCCCCATGCCAGGTATCTGGCTTTATTGTTTTTTAATGTTTGAATTCTAGATGGAGTTGCGATGTTTGTTTACTTGTTCCCTGAATGTGCATTTGCAGTACTATTTAAGAACAGGGACCTGTAAATTTGGTTCTTCCTGCAAGTTTAACCACCCGAAAAATGATGGTGCCTCGTTCACTAGTGCACCTCTAAATACTTATGGATATCCATTACGGCCGGTAATCATTTGTTGTATGTTTGCTCGCATTTTTTTGTTATAACGGCTTTGATGGTCATGATAATGTCCTTTCTAACAGGGAGAGAAGGAGTGCTCCTATTACTTGAAAACGGGGCAATGCAAATTCCATATGACCTGTAAATTTGATCATCCTCAATCAGATGGAACATCTGTGTCAGCATCTGCACGTCCATTTTATCCGACGCCGCAGTCTCTTTCTTCCCCTTCTCCTGAGCTATATGACAGCACAACATCCAGCTACAGGGTTGGAAGGCCTTCTCTGTTTCCTGGTTCATTTGTCGCTGGTGCTTATGGTCCAATGCTGCTCCCTGGAGTCGTTCCCATTCCAAACTGGAGCCCGCACTCAGTAGGCTTTCTTATCTTCTTTCTCTAAAATATGAAAACCATTTACTTGGGACCCTATCTCAGTTTCTTTACTAATTTGTGCTTTCATATATCTCCTTGAAATAGGAACTATCTTAGATTCCAGTGTAATGATGGCTTGCATGATGTAGGGACCAGTTAGCCCTGCACCATCACCGGGTGCTCAAGCCTCAGTTGGAGCAAGTTCAGTGTATGGACTGTCACAGCTAGGTTCTTCTTCCCCTGCCTTCCGTGGAGCTTATTCCCATTTACCGTTATCTGCTGGCTCTTCAGGCAGTATAGTACAGGAACAAAAGTTTCCACAAAGACCCGGACAGCCAGATTGCAAGTACTACATGAGAACTGGAGACTGTAAATACGGACCATCTTGTAGGTATAATCATACAGAGTTTAATTGTGCTCTTAGTCCTCTTGGGTTGCCTCTTCGTCCGGTATGATTCATCCTTCCTTTCATTCTTATTATCTTTCTGTTTTATCTAATCTTTCTTGTGGTGGGGACTGGCTTTTGTATTGGGTTATTGGTCCAACTTTTGATCTTATGTAGTAGTATGGTTTTGCTAAGCTCAGCAGCATTGCGCGTGTCCCTTAAATTTATGAGAACCACAGTTTCTTGAATTGTTTAGTAGACATATTTACTTTAACTATATGAGTCGGACTATATGAGGTTATAATACTGATGACCTCAACCTGCGCCCCAATACTCGAAgattttttcttaatctctcaACTTGCTTATTTTACCTTTCTGCCAATGAACAGAGGGTGCAGGCATGCTCTTTTTACATGCAGAATGGCCAGTGCAAGTTCGGACGAACATGCAAATATGACCACCCCATAGCAACTCTGAAATACAGTCCGGCTTCATCTTATACTGAAATACCAGGTACTCATTACAGGCCGATTTTCTTCTGCTACGACTATGTTACCATCTTATTCATTTCAAGAGATGCAGGGTGAACGCATTGCAGATTTGCAGGGTCTAATGTCGATCCTGGCAGAAACGGGTTGTGGCATTCTGGAAACTCTTCCAGTGATTCTGCAAACCTAACGCTTTAGCATAGATGGTTTCTGGTTCTCAAGGTCGAGAAGCTCACCTTCAGATCTCCATGTATGAATATGAGCTTAACAAAAGATGGTCAAAACTAAGTGCATTTTTCCATGTGATATAGTATAGGAGTTGTTAATATAGTATATGAtttctatcccacatcggttatgtaacatagcctagcttagttacttgtatatatatgtggcctATGTTTACTAATGAGATatacactactactttctcCATTATGtctctatattttactgttctacatgGTATCAAAGCGGGTTCAAATTCGTAGCtagttttgtaaaaaaaaaaacgaaaattagggtttcgaaaattagggtttttttttctgCCTCCGCTGCTCCTGCTCCGGCTCCGCTGCTCTGCTCCTGCTCCTGCTCCGCTGCTCTGCAACTGTTATCTGCCTGCAACCTTATCTGGCTACTGTTATACTCCTACTCCGTTGCTCTACGCTATCATCTGCCTGCGCTGCTGCCCGCTACTTCTTTTTTATTGACTTGCACTCTTGCCTACTGCTCTGCATCGGATTTACTCTCGTTTTATCATGTCTGATTTTAGACCTCCAATTGGAACCACCATTAAGCTGAATGGTTCCAACTATATGCT
It contains:
- the LOC121781219 gene encoding zinc finger CCCH domain-containing protein 32-like isoform X2, encoding MIRVWQTLCKCIRRDRVYPTAPTMCEPAPVDMPPSAVTTTLLFELRTSSLGVGECPKRLGEPPCQYYLRTGTCKFGSSCKFNHPKNDGASFTSAPLNTYGYPLRPGEKECSYYLKTGQCKFHMTCKFDHPQSDGTSVSASARPFYPTPQSLSSPSPELYDSTTSSYRVGRPSLFPGSFVAGAYGPMLLPGVVPIPNWSPHSGPVSPAPSPGAQASVGASSVYGLSQLGSSSPAFRGAYSHLPLSAGSSGSIVQEQKFPQRPGQPDCKYYMRTGDCKYGPSCRYNHTEFNCALSPLGLPLRPRVQACSFYMQNGQCKFGRTCKYDHPIATLKYSPASSYTEIPG
- the LOC121781219 gene encoding zinc finger CCCH domain-containing protein 32-like isoform X1; protein product: MIRVWQTLCKCIRRDRVYPTAPTMCEPAPVDMPPSAVTTTLLFELRTSSLGVGECPKRLGEPPCQYYLRTGTCKFGSSCKFNHPKNDGASFTSAPLNTYGYPLRPGEKECSYYLKTGQCKFHMTCKFDHPQSDGTSVSASARPFYPTPQSLSSPSPELYDSTTSSYRVGRPSLFPGSFVAGAYGPMLLPGVVPIPNWSPHSGPVSPAPSPGAQASVGASSVYGLSQLGSSSPAFRGAYSHLPLSAGSSGSIVQEQKFPQRPGQPDCKYYMRTGDCKYGPSCRYNHTEFNCALSPLGLPLRPRVQACSFYMQNGQCKFGRTCKYDHPIATLKYSPASSYTEIPDLQGLMSILAETGCGILETLPVILQT